Proteins encoded together in one Yersinia mollaretii ATCC 43969 window:
- the dppA gene encoding dipeptide ABC transporter periplasmic-binding protein DppA, producing MTISLGKTGILKFGIGLIALTVAASVQAKTLVYCSEGSPEGFNPQLFTSGTTYDASSVPIYNRLVEFKLGTTEIEPGLAEKWEVSEDGKTYTFHLRKGVKWQDNKEFKPTRDFNADDVIYSFMRQKDDKHPYHKVSGGSYEYFQGMGMGDLITNIVKVDDNTVRFELARPESPFLADLAMDFASILSAEYANNMLKAGTPEKVDLNPIGTGPFQLQQYQKDSRILYKAFDGYWGTKPKIDRLVFSITPDASVRYAKLQKNECQVMPYPNPADIARMKEDKTISLMEQPGLNVGYLSFNIEKKPLDNVKVRQALTMAVNKEAIIEAVYQGAGQAAKNLIPPTMWGYNDEVKDYAYDPAKAKELLKEAGLPDGFAIDLWAMPVQRPYNPNARRMAEMIQSDWAKVGVKAKIVTYEWGEYLKRAKDGEHETVMMGWTGDNGDPDNFFATLFSCDAAKQGSNYSKWCYKPFEDVIQPARAESDHDKRVALYKQAQVVMHDQAPALIIAHSTVYEPVRKEVKGYVVDPLGKHHFENVSLD from the coding sequence ATGACGATTTCCTTGGGAAAAACAGGGATACTGAAATTCGGTATTGGGCTGATTGCACTGACCGTGGCGGCCAGTGTACAAGCGAAAACATTAGTTTATTGTTCTGAGGGTTCTCCGGAAGGTTTCAACCCGCAGCTCTTTACTTCGGGCACGACCTATGACGCCAGCTCCGTTCCTATCTACAACCGTCTGGTTGAATTCAAACTCGGCACCACCGAAATTGAACCCGGTCTGGCTGAGAAGTGGGAAGTGAGTGAAGATGGTAAGACCTACACTTTCCACCTGCGTAAAGGTGTGAAGTGGCAAGATAATAAAGAGTTCAAGCCGACTCGCGATTTCAACGCTGATGATGTGATCTACTCCTTCATGCGTCAGAAAGATGATAAACATCCGTACCATAAAGTCTCTGGCGGCAGCTATGAGTACTTCCAAGGTATGGGCATGGGTGATTTGATCACCAATATCGTGAAAGTTGACGACAACACCGTTCGCTTCGAACTGGCCCGCCCAGAATCGCCATTCTTGGCTGACTTGGCGATGGACTTTGCTTCTATTCTGTCTGCTGAATATGCCAACAATATGCTGAAAGCGGGTACGCCAGAAAAAGTCGATTTGAATCCAATCGGTACTGGTCCGTTCCAGTTGCAGCAGTATCAAAAAGACTCCCGTATCCTGTACAAAGCTTTTGACGGCTACTGGGGGACTAAACCGAAAATTGATCGTCTGGTCTTCTCTATTACTCCAGATGCATCAGTGCGCTATGCAAAATTGCAGAAAAATGAGTGTCAGGTTATGCCATACCCTAACCCGGCTGACATTGCTCGCATGAAAGAAGACAAAACCATCAGCTTGATGGAGCAACCGGGCCTGAACGTCGGTTACCTCTCCTTCAATATTGAGAAAAAACCACTGGATAACGTGAAGGTTCGCCAAGCATTGACCATGGCGGTTAACAAAGAAGCGATTATCGAGGCGGTTTATCAGGGTGCAGGCCAAGCGGCTAAGAACCTGATCCCACCGACTATGTGGGGCTACAACGATGAGGTGAAAGATTACGCTTACGACCCAGCTAAAGCGAAAGAGCTGTTGAAAGAAGCGGGCTTACCTGATGGTTTCGCCATCGACCTGTGGGCCATGCCAGTTCAGCGCCCTTATAACCCAAATGCTCGTCGTATGGCTGAGATGATTCAGTCCGACTGGGCGAAAGTGGGCGTGAAAGCCAAAATTGTGACCTACGAGTGGGGCGAATACCTCAAGCGGGCTAAAGATGGCGAGCATGAGACTGTGATGATGGGTTGGACCGGGGACAATGGGGACCCAGACAACTTCTTCGCCACCCTGTTCAGCTGTGATGCAGCCAAACAAGGTTCCAACTACTCCAAGTGGTGCTATAAGCCGTTCGAAGACGTGATCCAACCAGCCCGTGCTGAGTCTGACCATGACAAACGCGTCGCCCTTTACAAACAAGCTCAGGTTGTGATGCACGATCAAGCGCCAGCGCTGATTATTGCTCACTCAACCGTGTACGAGCCAGTGCGTAAAGAAGTGAAAGGTTATGTTGTCGATCCGTTGGGTAAACACCATTTCGAGAACGTGTCCCTGGATTAA
- a CDS encoding ShlB/FhaC/HecB family hemolysin secretion/activation protein → MSPFKVFAEIVPPTNTSSDDQPVCVTINNIELSHLYAFPNAANLKELASDVYGLCLGEQGLLSLLAKLQSQLVEDGYITSRVALADEYYNDGTLYLKLIPGRIEGIKHDKESAGHVYLNTLFPSQPGELVNLRDIEQGLENLQRLPSVSASMDIELNKEDLSSLIMVNRQQSRFWRANTYFDDAGSDDIGRYRTGLMLSLDNPLSLSDLLYFSVNRDADNQYDKGYSNYALHYSVPYGNWLLSMTGSQGHRYQALLLADSSFQYRSRWNMLDVQLQRLLSRGDNYKTTGYVGALIRKSVSFLADNELGVQRLKTTDWQLGFEHVYYMPWATFKGSVRYQQGASWLGAQPIPGKMDRAPARLLATTASLDIPFTLGAQRFQHQSALSQQYTYSDITVLDRFSIGGRNSVRGFNESCAVVGPRGWYFKNDVSWNSPIIGQQLYFGMDYGEVREKGPSLLLGERLAGAVVGLRGNYSSFSYDLNIGTPVVKPTQSSVNPFVFGFAVSWQY, encoded by the coding sequence ATGTCCCCGTTTAAAGTTTTTGCTGAAATAGTACCACCAACTAACACCTCTTCCGATGATCAACCTGTCTGCGTAACAATTAATAATATCGAGTTAAGCCATCTGTATGCTTTTCCTAATGCGGCCAATTTAAAAGAGTTGGCGTCGGATGTGTATGGGCTTTGTTTGGGGGAGCAAGGCCTGTTATCACTGCTGGCTAAATTGCAGTCGCAATTAGTGGAGGACGGTTACATTACCTCACGGGTGGCTCTCGCCGATGAGTATTATAACGACGGCACACTCTATCTGAAGCTCATCCCTGGTCGGATTGAAGGTATCAAGCACGATAAAGAGAGTGCCGGTCATGTTTATCTCAATACCCTTTTTCCCAGTCAGCCCGGCGAGTTGGTTAATTTGCGTGATATTGAGCAAGGGTTAGAGAATCTGCAACGCTTGCCTTCGGTCAGTGCCTCTATGGATATTGAGCTAAATAAGGAGGATTTAAGTAGCCTGATTATGGTCAACCGCCAACAATCACGTTTTTGGCGTGCGAATACCTATTTTGATGATGCTGGATCAGATGATATTGGCCGCTATCGTACCGGTCTCATGCTCTCTCTTGATAATCCGCTATCACTCAGTGATTTGCTCTATTTCTCGGTTAACCGTGATGCCGATAACCAATATGACAAAGGCTATAGTAACTATGCGCTTCATTACTCCGTCCCCTATGGCAATTGGTTATTGAGTATGACGGGAAGTCAAGGGCACCGATATCAAGCGCTATTACTTGCAGATAGCTCATTTCAATATCGCTCCCGTTGGAATATGTTGGATGTGCAGCTTCAGCGGCTACTCTCGCGGGGCGATAATTATAAAACAACGGGTTATGTTGGGGCATTGATCCGCAAATCGGTCAGTTTTCTTGCTGACAATGAGCTGGGCGTCCAACGCCTCAAGACGACAGATTGGCAACTGGGATTTGAGCATGTGTATTATATGCCGTGGGCCACTTTCAAAGGGAGTGTGCGCTATCAGCAGGGGGCGTCATGGCTTGGTGCTCAACCCATTCCCGGTAAAATGGATAGGGCACCGGCGAGGCTGCTGGCAACCACCGCCTCACTGGATATCCCTTTTACTCTGGGGGCGCAGCGTTTCCAGCATCAGTCTGCTCTCAGTCAGCAATATACCTATTCAGATATTACCGTGCTGGATAGATTTTCGATTGGTGGCCGCAATTCGGTGCGGGGTTTTAATGAGAGCTGCGCGGTGGTGGGGCCGCGAGGGTGGTATTTTAAAAATGATGTTTCCTGGAATAGCCCGATAATTGGCCAGCAACTCTATTTTGGTATGGATTATGGTGAAGTGAGAGAGAAAGGCCCTTCGTTGCTGTTAGGTGAACGTTTGGCCGGTGCTGTCGTGGGGCTGCGTGGCAATTATAGCTCGTTCAGTTATGATCTTAATATTGGTACTCCTGTTGTCAAACCGACCCAATCATCGGTTAATCCATTCGTCTTTGGCTTTGCCGTTTCTTGGCAATATTAG
- the dppC gene encoding dipeptide ABC transporter permease DppC has protein sequence MSQLTESTVKSAPKPMTPLQEFWHYFKRNKGAVIGLFYIIIMLVIAAGATWLAPHGPAEQFRDALLKPPVWEEGGSWKFLLGTDDVGRDVLSRLMYGARLSLLVGCLVVVLSLVMGVVFGLLAGYFGGIVDAIIMRIVDIMLALPSLLLALVLVAVFGPSIVNASLALTFVALPHYVRLTRAAVLVEVNRDYVTASRVAGAGPIRQMFINILPNCLAPLIVQASLGFSNAILDMAALGFLGMGAQPPTPEWGTMLSDVLQFAQSAWWVVTFPGVAILLTVLAFNLMGDGLRDALDPKLKQ, from the coding sequence ATGTCTCAACTTACTGAGTCAACAGTAAAAAGTGCGCCGAAGCCGATGACTCCCTTGCAGGAGTTTTGGCACTATTTCAAGCGCAACAAAGGGGCCGTGATTGGCCTGTTTTACATCATTATCATGTTGGTGATTGCCGCCGGAGCCACTTGGCTGGCCCCGCACGGGCCAGCAGAGCAATTTCGCGACGCACTATTGAAACCTCCGGTCTGGGAAGAGGGCGGCAGCTGGAAATTCCTGCTGGGTACTGATGATGTGGGCCGCGATGTCTTATCCCGCCTGATGTATGGTGCACGACTCTCGTTGTTAGTCGGCTGTCTGGTGGTGGTGTTGTCACTGGTGATGGGCGTTGTTTTCGGCTTACTGGCCGGTTACTTTGGCGGTATTGTTGATGCCATCATCATGCGCATTGTCGATATCATGCTGGCCCTGCCGAGCTTGTTACTGGCGCTGGTGTTGGTGGCGGTCTTCGGGCCATCCATTGTCAATGCCTCGTTGGCACTCACCTTTGTGGCCTTGCCACACTATGTGCGCTTAACGCGCGCCGCAGTGCTGGTTGAGGTCAACCGCGACTACGTCACGGCTTCAAGAGTGGCGGGGGCGGGTCCGATACGCCAAATGTTTATCAATATCTTGCCAAACTGCCTCGCGCCCTTAATCGTGCAGGCCTCTCTCGGCTTCTCTAACGCCATTCTGGACATGGCGGCTCTCGGCTTCCTCGGCATGGGTGCGCAACCGCCAACACCGGAATGGGGCACCATGCTCTCTGACGTGTTGCAGTTCGCCCAAAGCGCGTGGTGGGTCGTGACCTTCCCCGGTGTGGCGATCCTGCTAACGGTTCTGGCGTTTAACCTGATGGGGGACGGCCTGCGTGATGCTCTCGACCCCAAACTCAAGCAGTAA
- the dppB gene encoding dipeptide ABC transporter permease DppB, whose translation MLQFILRRLGLVIPTFIGITLLTFAFVHMIPGDPVTIMAGERGISAERHAQIMAEMGLDKPLYQQYFHYVNGVLHGDLGISLKSRIAVWEEFVPRFKATLELGICAMLFAIAVGIPVGVLAAVKRGSIFDHTAVGISLTGYSMPIFWWGIMLIMLVSVQWNLTPVSGRVSDTVFLDDSLPLTGFMLIDTFIWGEPGDFKDAVMHMILPAIVLGTIPLAVIVRMTRSSMLEVLGEDYIRTARAKGLSRMRVIVVHALRNALLPVVTVIGLQVGTMLAGAILTETIFSWPGLGRWLMDALQRRDYPVVQGGVLLVAIMIILVNLLVDVLYGVVNPRIRHKK comes from the coding sequence ATGTTGCAGTTCATACTCCGACGTTTGGGGTTAGTTATCCCAACGTTTATCGGCATTACTTTGCTGACCTTCGCTTTTGTACATATGATCCCGGGCGACCCGGTGACCATCATGGCCGGGGAACGCGGTATCTCCGCCGAGCGTCATGCTCAAATCATGGCAGAAATGGGGCTGGACAAGCCTCTCTATCAACAATACTTCCATTATGTGAATGGCGTATTACATGGCGACCTCGGCATCTCGCTGAAAAGCCGTATTGCCGTCTGGGAAGAGTTTGTCCCACGCTTTAAAGCTACGCTGGAACTGGGGATCTGCGCGATGCTGTTTGCTATCGCCGTAGGGATACCGGTCGGGGTGCTGGCGGCAGTCAAACGCGGTTCAATATTCGATCATACCGCCGTGGGGATCTCCCTCACCGGCTACTCGATGCCTATCTTCTGGTGGGGCATCATGCTGATCATGCTGGTTTCGGTGCAATGGAACCTCACCCCGGTCTCCGGGCGGGTCAGTGATACGGTGTTCTTAGATGACAGCCTGCCGCTCACCGGTTTTATGCTGATTGACACCTTTATCTGGGGCGAACCGGGTGATTTTAAAGATGCCGTGATGCATATGATTCTACCGGCCATCGTCTTGGGCACCATCCCGCTGGCGGTCATCGTGCGCATGACCCGCTCCTCCATGCTAGAAGTGTTGGGCGAGGATTATATCCGCACTGCGCGGGCCAAGGGTCTGAGCCGGATGCGCGTGATTGTGGTTCATGCCTTGCGCAATGCCTTGCTGCCCGTGGTGACGGTGATCGGCTTGCAGGTCGGCACTATGCTGGCGGGGGCGATCTTGACGGAAACCATCTTCTCCTGGCCGGGGTTAGGCCGCTGGTTGATGGATGCACTGCAACGGCGTGACTACCCGGTGGTACAGGGTGGCGTGTTGCTGGTCGCGATCATGATTATTTTAGTTAACTTGCTGGTAGATGTGCTCTATGGCGTAGTTAACCCGCGTATTCGTCACAAGAAATAA
- a CDS encoding filamentous hemagglutinin N-terminal domain-containing protein, with the protein MANSNVNVKCHGRYITTILFYSLMGCIYFASISCSHADIIVDDTAPLNQQPKVTAHLEKKKMCSVQNAHCQGGTFTTVNIVAPDENGVSHNKYKRFNNAIGKGHNELILNNTLADNPEATGNPHLTDKPARVILNEVTSNQPSQLYGLLSVAGRTAHVIIVNPSGITCDGCRFSNTGHVTLTTGVPVVHAGTLLGYDVNRGVIHIEKNGLKHNDDPYTFLDLFASSLKVNGEIRSRDIIAIIGKHAVGFAKSDETVAIRSIGGFSSDYRKAVNVDVGQFGRMYSDRIFIKTSGGSVVNKGIIDADVVVNILSSFAIRNNDGIISSHRVRLKGLGLIDNRRGQIKSQRQDLPSHVNAKEKFAIRLVGRNIFNKEGGIYSNSGNISMQSADTVGNVQGVIKSNSTSGPANISIKSKAVNNFMGKIITSSNIAINTGHLKNNQGKIVSIFGQVDLSYKKVTDTSGVIHGGLEVNRTIKPLLTTSHRGWTNF; encoded by the coding sequence ATGGCTAATTCAAATGTAAATGTAAAATGTCATGGCAGATATATTACCACAATACTATTTTATAGTCTTATGGGCTGTATTTACTTTGCCAGCATATCCTGTTCACATGCCGATATCATTGTTGATGATACGGCTCCCCTGAATCAACAGCCCAAAGTCACAGCACATCTTGAGAAAAAGAAAATGTGTAGCGTGCAAAATGCGCATTGTCAGGGGGGAACATTTACGACTGTCAATATTGTTGCACCGGATGAAAATGGAGTGTCACATAATAAGTATAAGCGATTTAATAATGCCATAGGTAAAGGGCACAACGAGCTTATATTAAATAATACGCTGGCTGATAATCCCGAAGCAACAGGCAATCCTCACTTAACGGATAAACCCGCAAGGGTCATTTTAAATGAGGTCACCTCTAATCAGCCGAGTCAGTTATATGGCTTGCTGAGTGTTGCTGGGAGAACGGCACATGTGATTATTGTCAATCCATCGGGAATCACTTGTGATGGCTGTCGTTTCAGCAATACAGGCCATGTGACCTTAACCACAGGAGTGCCCGTGGTCCACGCCGGTACGTTACTGGGCTATGATGTGAATCGCGGTGTGATCCATATTGAAAAAAATGGACTGAAGCATAATGATGATCCCTATACCTTTTTAGATCTCTTTGCTAGTTCATTAAAAGTGAATGGTGAAATTAGAAGTCGCGATATTATCGCTATTATTGGTAAGCATGCAGTCGGCTTTGCTAAAAGTGATGAAACTGTGGCTATTCGATCTATAGGTGGTTTTTCGAGCGATTATAGAAAAGCGGTCAATGTTGATGTGGGTCAATTTGGCAGAATGTACTCTGATAGAATTTTTATTAAAACCAGTGGGGGAAGCGTGGTAAATAAAGGCATTATTGATGCCGATGTGGTGGTGAATATTTTATCCAGTTTCGCCATTAGAAATAATGATGGGATAATATCGAGTCATAGAGTGAGATTAAAAGGTCTGGGTCTTATTGATAATCGGCGGGGGCAAATAAAATCTCAACGGCAAGATCTACCTTCTCATGTCAATGCAAAAGAGAAATTTGCGATTAGACTGGTTGGGCGTAACATCTTCAATAAAGAGGGGGGTATTTATTCTAACAGTGGCAACATCTCTATGCAATCTGCTGATACTGTGGGGAATGTACAAGGTGTTATTAAATCAAACTCAACTTCTGGACCGGCGAATATCAGTATTAAGTCAAAAGCCGTTAATAATTTTATGGGTAAAATTATTACCTCTAGCAATATCGCCATTAATACTGGCCACTTAAAGAATAACCAAGGAAAGATCGTCAGCATCTTCGGGCAAGTCGATTTGTCGTATAAAAAAGTTACGGATACGAGTGGGGTGATACATGGTGGCCTTGAGGTTAATCGAACCATTAAACCCTTACTCACCACCTCTCATCGTGGATGGACGAATTTTTAA